One genomic segment of Lysobacter sp. 5GHs7-4 includes these proteins:
- a CDS encoding phospholipase C, phosphocholine-specific — translation MVSDTRRDFLKFAGAAATLAMLPPSIRQALATPAARVTGTIQDVQHVVILMQENRSFDHYLGALRGVRGFDDPRPIALPNGDAVWRQAKNGGQAVLPFRLSTDSTASQCLADIDHSWKGSHTRWKDYNAWIDTKGPMCMGHFTRADLPYYYALADAFTVCDAYYCSHHGPTNPNRMHLFTGTSGMTVGDLGAQAVNNADDGNWTSDMAKDKATFAGHRWSTYAERLQNAGIGWRVYQEYDNYGDNSLQSFANFRKLDRNSELYKRGRAWVDGSTAANASSSRGEHLVAAFAKDVREGTLPAVSWIVPSYIMSEHPAATPAYGESLSARLLEALVANPEVWSKTVFIINYDENGGFFDHVPPPLPPINSSLGKSTVDTATENYNGVPVGLGIRVPMFVISPWSKGGWVNSQVFDHTSVLRFLEARFGVAEPNISAWRRAVAGDLSTALDFAGPDPAWPSLPDTRDHMTRADQSCKLPVPSAPKQPKMPRQEPGQRPARALPYQLHVHGRIEASSGRYWLDFANSGIAGAGFNVYARNRSDGPWYYTLTPGTQLSDYWSAKTYTQGKYDLSAHGPNGFLRVFQGDLLKASANGGANPELRIEYDLAHDRLLLRFTNSGTGACRLTLRPNLYSSAAPRSYPLAPGASVDDSWPLAASAHWYDLSLSSDHDTTYLRRFAGHVETGLPSVSDPAIGA, via the coding sequence ATGGTCTCCGACACCCGTCGCGATTTCCTCAAGTTCGCCGGCGCCGCCGCCACCCTGGCGATGCTGCCGCCGTCGATTCGTCAGGCCTTGGCGACGCCGGCCGCGCGCGTGACCGGCACCATCCAGGACGTGCAGCACGTGGTGATCCTGATGCAGGAGAACCGCTCCTTCGACCATTACCTGGGCGCCCTGCGCGGCGTGCGCGGGTTCGACGATCCGCGCCCGATCGCGCTGCCCAATGGCGATGCGGTATGGCGCCAGGCCAAGAACGGCGGCCAGGCCGTGCTGCCGTTCCGGCTCAGCACCGACAGCACCGCCTCGCAGTGCCTGGCCGATATCGACCACAGCTGGAAGGGCTCGCACACGCGTTGGAAGGACTACAACGCGTGGATCGACACCAAGGGCCCGATGTGCATGGGCCACTTCACCCGCGCCGACCTGCCCTATTACTACGCGCTGGCCGACGCGTTCACGGTCTGCGACGCCTACTACTGCTCGCACCACGGCCCGACCAATCCCAACCGCATGCATTTGTTCACCGGCACCAGCGGCATGACCGTGGGCGACCTCGGCGCGCAGGCGGTGAACAACGCCGACGACGGCAATTGGACGTCGGACATGGCCAAGGACAAGGCCACCTTCGCCGGACACCGCTGGAGCACCTACGCCGAGCGCCTGCAGAACGCCGGCATCGGCTGGCGCGTGTACCAGGAGTACGACAACTACGGCGACAACTCGCTGCAGTCGTTCGCGAACTTCCGCAAGCTGGACCGCAACTCGGAACTGTACAAGCGCGGGCGCGCCTGGGTGGACGGTTCCACCGCCGCCAACGCCTCGTCCTCGCGCGGCGAGCACCTGGTCGCGGCCTTCGCCAAGGACGTGCGCGAAGGCACGCTGCCGGCGGTGTCGTGGATCGTGCCGTCCTACATCATGAGCGAGCACCCGGCGGCGACGCCGGCCTACGGCGAATCGCTGAGCGCACGCCTGCTGGAGGCGCTGGTCGCCAATCCCGAGGTCTGGTCCAAGACCGTGTTCATCATCAACTACGACGAGAACGGCGGCTTCTTCGACCACGTGCCGCCGCCGCTGCCGCCGATCAACAGCTCGCTGGGCAAGAGCACGGTCGACACCGCGACCGAGAACTACAACGGCGTGCCGGTGGGCCTGGGCATCCGCGTGCCGATGTTCGTGATCTCGCCCTGGAGCAAGGGCGGCTGGGTGAACTCGCAGGTGTTCGACCACACCTCGGTGCTGCGTTTCCTGGAAGCGCGCTTCGGCGTGGCCGAGCCCAACATCAGCGCCTGGCGGCGCGCGGTCGCGGGCGACCTCAGCACCGCGCTGGATTTCGCCGGCCCGGATCCGGCCTGGCCGAGCTTGCCGGACACGCGCGACCACATGACCCGCGCCGACCAGTCCTGCAAGCTGCCGGTGCCCAGCGCGCCCAAGCAGCCCAAGATGCCGCGCCAGGAACCCGGCCAGCGTCCGGCACGCGCGCTGCCCTACCAGTTACACGTGCATGGCCGCATCGAAGCGTCGAGCGGTCGCTATTGGCTGGATTTCGCCAACAGCGGCATCGCCGGCGCCGGCTTCAACGTCTACGCGCGCAACCGCAGCGACGGCCCTTGGTACTACACGTTGACGCCGGGAACGCAGCTGTCGGACTACTGGAGCGCGAAGACTTACACGCAGGGCAAGTACGATCTGAGCGCGCACGGACCGAACGGGTTCCTGCGCGTGTTCCAGGGCGATCTGCTCAAGGCCAGCGCCAACGGCGGCGCCAATCCGGAACTGCGCATCGAGTACGACCTGGCCCACGACCGCCTGCTGCTGCGCTTCACCAACTCCGGCACGGGCGCCTGCCGCCTGACCCTACGCCCGAACCTGTACAGCAGCGCCGCGCCGCGCAGCTATCCGCTCGCCCCGGGCGCCAGCGTCGACGACAGCTGGCCGCTGGCCGCCAGCGCGCATTGGTACGACCTGAGCTTGAGTTCGGACCACGACACGACCTACCTGCGCCGCTTCGCGGGACATGTGGAAACGGGACTGCCCAGCGTGAGCGATCCGGCGATCGGGGCTTAG
- a CDS encoding GNAT family N-acetyltransferase codes for MSQTEYRFVAATDADLPRLLPVLREFYAEEHLPWNEPALRAALSVLIGDPSAGRLLLIRRGDEIAGHLAIGYCFSLEFGGRFGLLDELFVLPAHRGAGLAKRALAEAEALCRAEGLRALRLEVNDDNERARGIYERAGYRAHPRRLMTRWLDP; via the coding sequence ATGAGCCAGACCGAGTACCGCTTCGTCGCGGCTACCGACGCCGATCTGCCACGCCTGCTGCCGGTGCTGCGCGAGTTCTACGCCGAAGAGCACCTGCCCTGGAACGAGCCGGCGCTGCGCGCCGCGCTATCGGTGCTGATCGGCGATCCAAGTGCGGGCCGTCTGCTGCTGATCCGGCGCGGCGACGAGATCGCCGGGCATCTGGCGATCGGGTACTGCTTCAGCCTTGAGTTCGGCGGCCGCTTCGGGCTGCTCGACGAACTGTTCGTGTTGCCGGCTCATCGCGGCGCGGGACTGGCCAAGCGCGCCCTGGCCGAAGCCGAGGCGTTATGCCGCGCCGAAGGCCTGCGGGCACTGCGTCTGGAGGTCAACGACGACAACGAGCGAGCGCGCGGCATCTACGAGCGTGCCGGTTACCGCGCACACCCGCGGCGTCTGATGACGCGTTGGCTGGACCCGTAG
- a CDS encoding VOC family protein, protein MELGAFSVSLAVKDLAASRSFYENLGFAGFAGDASQGWLILKNGSTVIGLFQGMFDKNLLTFNPGWDQSAKPLPSFTDVRDVQKALDAQGVEITTRADPDGSGPAHIILSDPDGNVIMLDQHV, encoded by the coding sequence ATGGAACTCGGTGCGTTCTCCGTCAGCCTCGCCGTCAAAGACCTCGCGGCCTCGCGCTCGTTCTACGAGAATCTGGGCTTCGCCGGTTTCGCCGGCGACGCCTCGCAGGGCTGGCTGATCCTGAAGAACGGCTCGACCGTGATCGGCCTGTTTCAGGGCATGTTCGACAAGAACCTGCTGACCTTCAATCCCGGTTGGGACCAAAGCGCCAAGCCGCTGCCGTCCTTCACCGACGTGCGTGACGTGCAAAAGGCGCTGGACGCCCAGGGCGTGGAGATCACCACCCGCGCCGACCCGGACGGCAGCGGCCCGGCACACATCATCCTCAGCGACCCGGACGGCAACGTGATCATGCTGGACCAGCATGTTTGA
- the yeiP gene encoding elongation factor P-like protein YeiP, producing the protein MKAYDVKKGNVIEHNNAAYQIRDIERSSPQGRGGNVKFRFTMYSVPGGTKLDLSVGGDDELKEVELSRRQVTYSYKDGDAFVFLDDEDYTPYTLDADVVGDDAGYIVEDLSGCYVQIIDDLPVGLQLPQTVAIEVVETPPELKGGTATKRPKPAKLSTGIEIMVPEYIGNGERVLVNTATGEFSGRAD; encoded by the coding sequence ATGAAAGCTTACGACGTCAAGAAAGGCAACGTGATCGAACACAACAACGCCGCCTACCAGATCCGCGACATCGAGCGCAGCTCGCCGCAGGGTCGTGGCGGCAACGTCAAGTTCCGCTTCACCATGTACTCGGTGCCCGGCGGCACCAAGCTGGACCTGAGCGTGGGCGGCGACGACGAGCTCAAGGAAGTCGAACTCAGCCGCCGTCAGGTGACCTACTCGTACAAGGACGGCGACGCCTTCGTCTTCCTCGACGACGAGGACTACACCCCGTACACGCTGGACGCCGACGTGGTCGGCGACGACGCCGGCTATATCGTCGAAGACCTCAGCGGCTGCTACGTGCAGATCATCGACGACCTGCCGGTGGGCCTGCAGTTGCCGCAGACCGTGGCCATCGAAGTCGTCGAGACGCCGCCGGAACTCAAGGGCGGCACCGCCACCAAGCGTCCCAAGCCGGCCAAGCTGTCCACGGGCATCGAGATCATGGTCCCCGAGTACATCGGCAACGGCGAGCGTGTGCTGGTCAACACCGCCACCGGCGAATTCTCCGGACGTGCGGACTAA
- a CDS encoding SDR family NAD(P)-dependent oxidoreductase, which yields MQLDTVRAIVTGGVSGLGLAVAQHLVAHGGKVALFDLNDDKGAAAVAELGADNARYFRTDVSDEAGVTANVAAAKDFLGGLNVAVNCAGILGAGRMLGKEAPMPLAQFQGTVMVNLVGSFNVAKAAANLMQHNEAGTDGERGVIVNTASVAAYEGQIGQAAYSASKGGVVGMTLPMARELSRFGIRVMTIAPGIFWTPMVDGMPESVQQSLSASIPFPSRLGQPKEFADLVAYILGNTYLNGETIRLDGATRLAPK from the coding sequence ATGCAACTCGACACCGTGCGCGCCATCGTCACCGGCGGCGTCTCCGGCCTCGGCCTCGCAGTCGCCCAGCACCTGGTCGCCCACGGCGGCAAGGTCGCCCTGTTCGACCTCAACGACGACAAGGGCGCCGCCGCGGTGGCCGAACTCGGCGCCGACAACGCGCGCTATTTCCGCACCGACGTCAGCGACGAAGCCGGCGTGACCGCCAACGTCGCCGCCGCCAAGGATTTCCTCGGCGGCCTCAACGTCGCCGTCAACTGCGCCGGCATCCTCGGCGCCGGCCGCATGCTGGGCAAGGAAGCGCCGATGCCGCTGGCGCAGTTCCAGGGCACGGTCATGGTCAACCTGGTCGGCAGCTTCAACGTCGCCAAGGCCGCGGCCAACCTGATGCAGCACAACGAAGCCGGCACCGACGGCGAGCGCGGCGTGATCGTCAACACCGCATCGGTCGCCGCCTACGAAGGCCAGATCGGTCAGGCCGCGTATTCCGCCTCGAAGGGCGGCGTGGTCGGCATGACCCTGCCGATGGCGCGCGAGCTGTCGCGCTTCGGCATCCGCGTGATGACCATCGCGCCGGGCATCTTCTGGACCCCGATGGTCGACGGCATGCCCGAGTCGGTGCAGCAGTCGCTGAGTGCGTCGATCCCGTTCCCCTCGCGCCTGGGCCAGCCCAAGGAGTTCGCCGACCTGGTGGCCTACATCCTCGGCAACACCTACCTCAACGGCGAGACCATCCGCCTCGACGGCGCCACCCGTCTGGCGCCGAAGTAA
- a CDS encoding amidohydrolase family protein codes for MKHRLRLNLLGLLLTVAATIAHAADPKPAPPRGETLLLRPDRVWTGDEDAAHSGWAVLVRDGAIVAVGPAERIEAPADARRIDLPGATLTPGLIDLHSHLFLHPYNEATWNDQVLKEPEAYRTLLAARHASATLHAGYTTLRDLGTEGAGYADLSLKRAIDEGTIPGPRLFVSTLAIVATASYGPGPRGFRPDLHLPGGAQEVSGVDETVRAVREQAGRGADWIKVYADYRIGADGSAQPTFSAAELRALVDAAHLSGRPVAAHAASDAGMRLAIEAGVDSIEHGYGGSAATFRLMRERKVAYLPTLTAVESTEQYYAGYVPGQTPPTPKLREAEQAFRTALAEGVTIGCGSDVGVFRHGDNYREPEWMARLGMRPAQALRACTSTAARILRQSDRIGRIAPGLRADLAAFEGDPSQRIEALRQPVLVVKDGTVYREPGRDALAPAAIRPVR; via the coding sequence ATGAAACACCGCTTACGCCTGAACCTGCTCGGCCTGCTGCTCACGGTCGCCGCGACCATCGCCCACGCCGCCGACCCCAAACCCGCGCCCCCGCGCGGCGAAACCCTGCTGTTGCGCCCCGACCGCGTCTGGACCGGCGACGAAGACGCCGCCCACAGCGGCTGGGCCGTCCTGGTGCGCGACGGCGCGATCGTCGCCGTCGGTCCCGCCGAGCGCATCGAAGCGCCCGCCGACGCGCGTCGCATCGACCTCCCCGGCGCCACCCTGACGCCCGGCCTGATCGACCTGCACTCGCACCTGTTCCTGCATCCGTACAACGAAGCGACCTGGAACGACCAGGTGCTGAAGGAGCCCGAGGCCTACCGCACCCTGCTCGCCGCGCGCCACGCCAGCGCCACCCTGCATGCCGGCTACACCACGCTGCGCGACCTGGGCACCGAAGGCGCCGGCTACGCCGACCTCTCGCTCAAGCGCGCGATCGACGAGGGCACGATTCCGGGGCCGCGCCTGTTCGTGTCCACCCTGGCCATCGTCGCCACCGCCAGCTACGGCCCCGGCCCGCGCGGCTTCCGTCCGGACCTGCACCTGCCCGGCGGCGCCCAGGAAGTCAGCGGCGTCGACGAGACCGTGCGCGCGGTGCGCGAGCAGGCAGGCCGCGGCGCCGACTGGATCAAGGTCTACGCCGATTACCGCATCGGCGCCGACGGCAGCGCCCAACCCACCTTCAGCGCCGCCGAGCTGCGCGCCCTGGTCGATGCCGCGCACCTGAGCGGGCGCCCGGTGGCCGCGCACGCCGCCAGCGACGCCGGCATGCGCCTGGCCATCGAAGCCGGCGTGGACAGCATCGAGCACGGCTACGGCGGCAGCGCGGCGACGTTCCGTCTGATGCGCGAACGCAAGGTCGCCTACCTGCCCACGCTGACCGCGGTCGAATCCACCGAGCAGTACTACGCCGGCTACGTGCCCGGCCAAACGCCGCCGACGCCGAAGCTGCGCGAGGCCGAACAGGCGTTCCGCACCGCACTGGCCGAAGGCGTCACCATCGGCTGCGGCAGCGACGTCGGCGTGTTCCGCCACGGTGACAACTACCGCGAGCCGGAGTGGATGGCGCGGCTGGGCATGCGCCCGGCCCAGGCCCTGCGCGCCTGCACCTCGACCGCCGCGCGCATCCTGCGCCAGTCCGACCGCATCGGCCGCATCGCGCCGGGCCTGCGCGCCGATCTGGCCGCGTTCGAAGGCGACCCCAGCCAGCGCATCGAGGCCCTGCGCCAGCCCGTGCTGGTGGTGAAGGACGGCACGGTCTACCGCGAGCCCGGCCGCGACGCCCTCGCGCCAGCGGCCATCCGGCCAGTCCGGTAA
- a CDS encoding EAL domain-containing protein: protein MNQRAPGSEPTATPSPVDAAATLAALELASHDSSLSEATRALLLQAAEAIRSSSDDADVAHTRYRAVFDAVPDPVSILDEVGTVLDLNKAGMAAYRRPRDQIVGQPIHVLNPELPHDHLNPVWETLNRGETYVIEVTNMRGDGSRFPVEVHSAGFEHEGRRCIVAVARDLSGRRDAELRYRELMETIDRGIVVHDPDFRVIYANGAAMRIMGMTHQHSADEEMRGEHWMVIDEHGRELSQKEFPAQRALDTGKRVDSVVLGLYHRERRNLIWLTVTSLPQFPAGGNRPHQVMSMFTDVTAIKRDSALFDRAQSLAHIGGWEWEAGPDQLYLTEEAQRILGHDPVPADMGAMLQCLRPADRQRLRDALDHAIAFGRNLDLELQGMRADGRGFWVRTIAQAEAGDTLNARLIGTLQDITERKHDEENLRIQARSDPLTGLLNRDAVLSELESRLDDPNRAALAVLYIDLDRFKVVNDVLGHAAGDRLLASAARRIQRAVGSEGLIARFGGDEFLVVCETGNDPARPERLADSILEIFGDSFRLDGEEFSITASIGIAQAPLDGVRSQQLIQSADVAMYDSKRRGRNGWQSFNPELAEQQLHRLQLETHLRRAVHNDEFHLVYQPQVDLANGSVVAVEALIRWRNQSLGEMRPDRFIDHAETTGDIVGIGGWVLKEACRQLRRWHERGLDVHRVAVNVSYRQFLGEDLASSVAAALAESGLPGSALELEFTERVLIEDVPDTMRTFHSLREMGVMLTIDDFGEGYSALNYLRRLPIHGLKLSQLFVQGVPDNQSDVAVCQAVTGIARSLGLGLVAEGVETERQRAFLLKLGVEVGQGFLFAPGLMPDELQQYYRSPLALPG from the coding sequence ATGAACCAGCGCGCGCCCGGGAGCGAACCGACCGCAACGCCGTCGCCGGTGGATGCGGCCGCGACCCTGGCGGCGCTGGAACTGGCCAGCCACGACAGCAGTCTGTCGGAGGCCACGCGCGCCCTGCTGCTGCAGGCCGCCGAGGCCATCCGCAGCAGCAGCGACGACGCCGACGTCGCCCACACGCGCTACCGCGCGGTGTTCGACGCCGTGCCCGACCCGGTCAGCATCCTCGACGAAGTCGGCACCGTGCTCGACCTCAACAAGGCCGGCATGGCCGCCTACCGCCGGCCGCGCGACCAGATCGTCGGTCAGCCCATCCACGTGCTCAACCCCGAGCTGCCGCACGACCATCTCAACCCGGTCTGGGAAACCCTCAACCGCGGCGAGACCTACGTCATCGAAGTCACCAACATGCGCGGCGACGGCAGCCGTTTCCCGGTCGAAGTGCATTCGGCGGGGTTCGAGCACGAGGGCCGGCGCTGCATCGTGGCGGTGGCGCGCGACCTCAGCGGCCGCCGCGACGCCGAGCTGCGCTACCGCGAGCTGATGGAAACCATCGACCGCGGCATCGTCGTGCACGATCCCGATTTCCGCGTGATCTACGCCAACGGCGCGGCCATGCGCATCATGGGCATGACCCACCAGCACAGCGCCGACGAAGAGATGCGCGGCGAGCACTGGATGGTGATCGACGAGCACGGCCGCGAACTGAGCCAGAAGGAATTCCCGGCCCAGCGCGCGCTGGACACCGGCAAGCGCGTCGACAGCGTGGTGCTGGGCCTGTATCACCGCGAGCGCCGCAACCTGATCTGGCTCACGGTGACCTCGCTGCCGCAGTTCCCGGCCGGCGGCAACCGCCCGCATCAGGTGATGTCGATGTTCACCGACGTCACCGCGATCAAGCGCGACAGCGCCCTGTTCGACCGCGCCCAAAGCCTGGCCCACATCGGCGGCTGGGAATGGGAGGCCGGCCCCGATCAGCTGTATCTGACCGAGGAAGCGCAGCGCATCCTCGGTCACGACCCGGTGCCGGCCGACATGGGCGCGATGCTGCAATGCCTGCGCCCGGCCGACCGCCAGCGCCTGCGCGATGCGCTCGACCACGCGATCGCGTTCGGCCGCAACCTCGATCTGGAACTGCAGGGCATGCGCGCCGACGGCCGCGGCTTCTGGGTGCGCACCATCGCCCAGGCCGAGGCCGGCGACACGCTCAACGCGCGCCTGATCGGCACCCTGCAGGACATCACCGAACGCAAGCACGACGAAGAAAACCTGCGCATCCAGGCGCGCAGCGATCCGCTCACCGGCCTGCTCAACCGCGACGCCGTGCTGTCGGAGCTGGAAAGCCGGCTGGACGATCCCAACCGCGCCGCGCTGGCCGTGCTGTACATCGACCTGGACCGCTTCAAAGTGGTCAACGACGTGCTCGGCCACGCCGCCGGCGACCGCCTGCTGGCCTCGGCCGCGCGCCGCATCCAGCGCGCGGTCGGCAGCGAAGGCCTGATCGCGCGCTTCGGCGGCGACGAGTTCCTGGTGGTGTGCGAGACCGGCAACGACCCGGCGCGCCCGGAGCGCCTGGCCGATTCCATCCTCGAGATCTTCGGCGACAGCTTCCGCCTGGACGGCGAGGAATTCAGCATCACCGCCAGCATCGGCATCGCCCAGGCGCCGCTCGACGGCGTGCGCTCGCAGCAGCTGATCCAGAGCGCCGACGTGGCCATGTACGACAGCAAGCGCCGCGGCCGCAACGGCTGGCAGAGCTTCAACCCGGAATTGGCCGAACAGCAGCTGCACCGCCTGCAATTGGAAACCCACCTGCGCCGCGCCGTCCACAACGACGAGTTCCATCTGGTCTACCAGCCGCAGGTCGACCTGGCCAACGGCTCGGTGGTGGCGGTGGAAGCGCTGATCCGCTGGCGCAACCAGTCGCTGGGCGAAATGCGCCCCGACCGTTTCATCGACCACGCCGAAACCACCGGCGACATCGTCGGCATCGGCGGCTGGGTGCTGAAGGAAGCCTGCCGCCAGTTGCGGCGCTGGCACGAGCGCGGCCTGGACGTGCACCGCGTCGCGGTCAACGTCTCCTACCGCCAGTTCCTGGGCGAGGACCTGGCCAGCAGCGTGGCCGCGGCGCTGGCCGAATCCGGCCTGCCCGGCAGCGCGCTGGAACTGGAATTCACCGAGCGCGTGCTGATCGAAGACGTGCCCGACACCATGCGCACCTTCCACTCCCTGCGCGAGATGGGCGTGATGCTGACCATCGACGATTTCGGCGAGGGCTACAGCGCGCTCAACTACCTGCGCCGTCTGCCCATCCACGGCCTCAAGCTCAGCCAGCTGTTCGTGCAGGGCGTGCCCGACAACCAGTCCGACGTCGCGGTCTGCCAGGCCGTCACCGGCATCGCCCGCAGCCTGGGCCTGGGCCTGGTCGCCGAGGGCGTGGAAACCGAACGCCAGCGCGCCTTCTTGCTCAAGCTCGGCGTGGAAGTCGGCCAAGGCTTCTTGTTCGCGCCCGGCCTGATGCCGGACGAGCTGCAGCAGTACTACCGCTCGCCGCTTGCGTTGCCGGGTTGA
- a CDS encoding hydroxymethylglutaryl-CoA lyase, with protein MTPSVRIVEVGPRDGLQNEKAQIATADKIALIDRLSATGLRSIEATSFVSPKWVPQLADAAEVFTGIHRKAGVHYPVLVPNEQGYDRARAVGVEEIAVFTAASEAFNQKNINASIDESLARFAPVMERARADGVAVRGYVSTVLGCPYQGAVPVADVVRVAKALHAMGCYEISLGDTIGVGTPGKARAMLKAVAAEVPMAALAVHFHDTYGQALSNILSCLEEGVAVVDSAVSGTGGCPYAKGASGNVASEDVVYMLHGLGIETGVDLNALADTGRWLAGLLGRETGSKVGKALAAP; from the coding sequence ATGACCCCTTCGGTCCGCATCGTCGAAGTCGGCCCGCGCGACGGCCTGCAGAACGAAAAGGCGCAGATCGCCACCGCCGACAAGATCGCCCTGATCGATCGCCTGTCCGCGACCGGCCTGCGCAGCATCGAGGCGACCAGCTTCGTCAGCCCGAAGTGGGTGCCGCAGTTGGCCGATGCCGCCGAGGTGTTCACCGGCATCCACCGCAAGGCCGGCGTGCACTACCCCGTGCTGGTGCCCAACGAACAGGGTTACGACCGCGCGCGCGCGGTCGGCGTGGAGGAGATCGCGGTGTTCACCGCCGCCTCGGAAGCGTTCAACCAGAAGAACATCAACGCCAGCATCGACGAATCGCTGGCGCGCTTCGCGCCGGTGATGGAGCGCGCGCGCGCCGACGGCGTGGCGGTGCGCGGCTACGTCTCCACCGTGCTGGGCTGCCCCTACCAGGGCGCGGTGCCGGTGGCCGACGTGGTGCGCGTGGCCAAGGCCCTGCACGCGATGGGCTGCTACGAAATCTCGCTGGGCGACACCATCGGCGTGGGCACGCCGGGCAAGGCGCGCGCGATGCTGAAAGCGGTGGCGGCGGAAGTGCCGATGGCGGCGCTGGCGGTGCATTTCCACGACACCTACGGCCAGGCCCTGTCCAACATCCTGTCCTGCCTGGAAGAAGGCGTGGCGGTGGTCGACTCGGCCGTGTCCGGCACCGGCGGCTGCCCCTACGCCAAGGGCGCCAGCGGCAACGTCGCCAGCGAGGACGTGGTCTACATGCTGCACGGCCTGGGCATCGAGACCGGCGTGGATTTGAACGCCCTGGCCGACACCGGCCGCTGGCTGGCCGGGCTGCTGGGCCGCGAAACCGGCAGCAAGGTCGGCAAGGCGCTGGCGGCCCCATGA